GCCCGCCAGCATCAGGCTGCCGTACGTCCAGCCAGTCGCAAGCCAGAAAGCGCCGCCAAGCAGCACCGTCAGCATTGCTCGCAGCCCGTTCTGCATCGCCGCCATCCTGTCCCGGTAGAACGGCACGGAGACTTGCGCCGCTGTTGGTAGCGGAGCATGTAAAAGTTCAATGCCCTTAAGGGCTTCAATATAGTCGTCGAGCTGTTCGAGCAGCCGGTCTCCAGCGATCATCAGTGCGGCATGCTCCGACGCTTCATCAAGCAATGCCGTGGAAAGCGTGTCTGTTAATCGAGCGCGCATATCTGCCAATATCTGAACGGCACGATCCAGCCCGATGGGGCCTTGTTCCTGCGCCAGCGCCTGACTGGCTTGCTGCCATGCCAGCTCCCAGGCAGGCTTGAGCGCTTTCAGGGCGCTCAGGCTTGCGCTGCCTTCGCGCATGGGGGGCATGCCGCCTACCAATGCGGAAAACAGGGAAACCATTGTCTGCCGAACTGTACCGGCACGTTGGGCCAGGTCGGGGGATTCGGCTTTTCCCAGCGCCAGCAGGTCATCCACGCCATATGCTTCAATAATGAGATTGCGCCTGCCCGCATCCAGAGGCCTGATTTCCGGTGTCTCACCAGTATGAGTCGCCTGGTGATTTGTCGAAAGGATGCCTGCGGTGGCCGCTGCCAACCGCCGCAGTTGCGTTTCCAAACGATTTCTTACGCTCCGGGTGCTGAAAAGTGCAGACACGCACACCAGGCACACCACGCCGATCGACACGGAAGCCCCGCGCCCCATCACCTGAGAAAACGTAAGTTCCGGATGTTCCATGGCTCCATAGGCCGCCATCCCCACGGTATACCCCGCAAGGGTAGCGCCATACGCCCGAAAATGACGCAGAAGCGTCATTCCCACCACGCACACGCCCATCCACAGGCCAAAGCCGAGCAGGAACAGCCAGGGACTCTGGCCAAATAAACTCATCAAAATAAAGGACGCCAGCATCCCGACCAGCGTGCCGAGTATCCGCCACACGCCTTTTCCTATCACAGCGCCCTGCACCGGGTTGATGACAAGAAGAACACTGGATGCCGCCGAATACGGCGCGCGCAGATCCAGCATATAGGCAACTACAAGCGCCATGCCTGCGGCAAGAATCGAACGCATCACGTAGGTCGCGCGTGGCGTGGTCAGGTCAAGATACGGCAGCCCGCGGAGAAACCATCCCCGGAGCAGGGAGAGATGGGAGGTAAAGAAACCTGAAGGTGCCGAAGGCACATTCGCATAAGACATGATAGAACCCTTCTGCAATGACGTAATAAGCGCCACTGTAGATATGCCCTACCATTCCGAAAAGTGAATTTATTGCATTTTTATGATTGCGTTAAACGCACGCATTGAAGGTTGCCCCTCACTCACTATTTTGCTTGTCTGGCCGTCTGCGCAGCATTGCCGTTGCAGAGGGCGTGGATTGTACGCCGCAGCCATTGATGGGCAGGATCGTTCTCCAACCGGGGGTGCCAGGCCTGCGTCAGCAGCACTGTTTCCAATGGAACCGGCAGCTCGAACAGGCGGATGTGCAAACCTGCGGCAAGCGCGCTGCTGGCCAGATTTTTGGGCAAGATCAGCAACAGGTCAGAATCCTGCAGCGCGAACAATGCCGTGTACGGATTCGGCACGACAAGGCCAACATGACGACGCAGCCCCTGTTCTTCCAGCGCTGCATCCACGGGCCCAACGGACTTTCCGCGCCGAGAAACGTTGATATGCTCCCAGCGGGCGAGGCGCTCGGGGGTAATTTCGTCGTCAAAAACCGGATGATTTGCTCGGGCAACGCTGACGTAAGTCGTGGTGAACAGCGATTGCACGCGAATCTCCGGCCCCATCTTGCGTGAACCGCTGATGAACAGGTCAATGCGGCCATTGCGCAGCGCCTCCTCGTCCACGTCATCCTCTTCCGGCGAAAAACGCAACATGGCGCGGGGCATATCCGTTGCCATAATTCCCAACAGATGCCCCAGATGCATGCTTACAAATTCATCGGTGGCGCGGACATTAAAGCGCCTCTCCAGCGATTTCAGATCGATCTCAGCGTTGGATGAAAAAACCTGCGCAGCCTGCTCGACCGCCATGCGCACCTGCTCGCGCAGAGCGAGCGCTTTAGGTGTTGGGATGAGCTTTCGGCCGACCTGAACAAATACGGGGTCACCCAGCGCGTCCCGAATCCGGCTCAAGGTGCGGCTCATCGCGGGGGAGCTCAAATTCATGCGACGGGCTGCGCCAATGACGCTTCCCTCATCCAGCAACGCATCTAAGGCCAAAAGCAAATTTAAATCCGGACGCGACATGCCCCCCCTCCAATCCGTTAACTAAAACGCAATCACATATACCGCTGAATAATGCGAGGAGCATTTAAAAACAAGCGTACTCCAAATGGTGAAGCATCAAGTTTTCTCAATCACCGCCTTATCGAGCTGTAACGCTTTTTGGCTTTTGAGGGTGGCAGCACATTGAGCACGAGATTTTTTTATTTCTGCTTACCAACACAACCAGCTAAAATACCTTGCAGTATTAGCAGGCAAGATTTCCAACCCGGATATCTCGGCCTCCGAAGGCCCCCAAACTATTGCAAGCCATTTATGAGAGTGCTATTTTTTACTTGCGAAGTTTTTTTGTTCGCAACCACCAGAACCAAGGAGGCGAAGTATGGAATATGCCGTTATGCTGGGGACCGTCGGATGCCGCAAAGAGGATTCAATCCTCGGCTCTGTTTGGGGTGGTTGGATGAACTGGTGGCGTCGCATGCTGGCAGCCGCCGACCGCTTTTAAGCACAGCATGTGACACCGCACGCTGTAATCAACCTGTGATTGAAGGCCGGGACAAGTCCCGGCCTTTTTTTATTTGGCCAGCGCCAAGCAGCAACATACGCCCGGACGCTTCAAGGCGGGTAGCACCCACTGGCGCATCCCCCCGCCACCATGCGTCACTTCTCCTGCGATATACCCAAGACCCTTGGGACTATAATCAGACACGCAACTCGGGCACGTACTAACCAGCGCCTGTTGCTGCCGCCCTTATCGCATAATCGCCAGGCCTGAGCCACGCCCCCTGTATATTTTTGCGTGTCTTTTAATTATAAACGCGATATTATACATAGAAAACATACTGTTCAATCTCCATCCAAACATAATCCATACTTTCTGCAAGGTTGATAAATATGTTAGTTTGCAATAGCCTGAATTCGCTATCTCACTGAAATTAAACTGACATATAGCATCATCAAGATGTGTGCACCCAACTCGCGCAAAAGAATGCACAGAACAGAAATAGCCTATACCTAACTGCACCGCATAACCACTACTCACAGATATACTTTTACTTAACCAGACTGACTTACAAACTAATCCACCCAGGCGTTCAGCAAATGTTCTTCAGATTTTCAAAAAATTACGCATTATGGGATACGATTTTTATCATTGCCATTGCTGGCTATACCCTGTTTGGACTGTGGGGAGTGAGCCTGCTTTCGTGCGATGGACTTAAAATCAGCAGCGACCTTTGCTGCTATGTACAAAATATGGCTGGCGAACTGCGTCGTGAACTGTTTTCACTTGACCCACTATTAGCAGTTCCAACCACCGCAAATTCCATCATCAGTCTTGAATCAACATTGGCAAGCCTTCTTCAGCCCGGTGACGACATTGTGCAGGGGATGCTGCGGGCTGGCGCTGTGGGCGTGTTTTTCCACTACATTGCCTGTTATTATCTCGGACGCCGCCTTTTTGACACGCCGCTGATTGCCGCCCTGTTTGCCCTGCTGACAGGCGTGACAGTATGGGTCAGCTTTGGCACATACTGGGGCTTTGGCTCGGGTGACATAACGCCGCGTGTTTTTTATGCCGCTCTGTTCCCGGCACTACTGGCAGCAACACTTTCCGCTCTCGACAAACCACAGCTGCGCCCTCTTATCATGTTTGTTTCGGGCTGCGGCATGTACCTGCACAGCATCAGTTCCCTGGTGGCGAGCTGCATGCTGTTTACCGTCTTTTTATTTCACAGGGCCAAGGGCGATAGCCTGTTGCGGCAC
This genomic interval from Desulfovibrio desulfuricans contains the following:
- a CDS encoding FUSC family protein — translated: MSYANVPSAPSGFFTSHLSLLRGWFLRGLPYLDLTTPRATYVMRSILAAGMALVVAYMLDLRAPYSAASSVLLVINPVQGAVIGKGVWRILGTLVGMLASFILMSLFGQSPWLFLLGFGLWMGVCVVGMTLLRHFRAYGATLAGYTVGMAAYGAMEHPELTFSQVMGRGASVSIGVVCLVCVSALFSTRSVRNRLETQLRRLAAATAGILSTNHQATHTGETPEIRPLDAGRRNLIIEAYGVDDLLALGKAESPDLAQRAGTVRQTMVSLFSALVGGMPPMREGSASLSALKALKPAWELAWQQASQALAQEQGPIGLDRAVQILADMRARLTDTLSTALLDEASEHAALMIAGDRLLEQLDDYIEALKGIELLHAPLPTAAQVSVPFYRDRMAAMQNGLRAMLTVLLGGAFWLATGWTYGSLMLAGLASGCALLSTAPNPALGAVEFMKGTVAAVVMAFLCTFIVLPHVEGLPLLLLVLGIFWLPGVYATSMPRHMAAGATYLVAFTTLAAPDNPMNYDFALFLNSSVAWILAVFFTLVGFKVLLPRNLSRDAERLHLAIRDNALGTFRGKRTDAKVWQWSQQHRTAQLGALLRAQPEVMEREIANALDSIHLGREVLRLRNWLRHAPKDSELRRQLATAFRYMNRRVGEPKMAARHARRAARSLSQLSLTGSAATAEAQRLTVVLLDIAVLLENRADYFSQHSGGRTDAE
- a CDS encoding LysR family transcriptional regulator produces the protein MSRPDLNLLLALDALLDEGSVIGAARRMNLSSPAMSRTLSRIRDALGDPVFVQVGRKLIPTPKALALREQVRMAVEQAAQVFSSNAEIDLKSLERRFNVRATDEFVSMHLGHLLGIMATDMPRAMLRFSPEEDDVDEEALRNGRIDLFISGSRKMGPEIRVQSLFTTTYVSVARANHPVFDDEITPERLARWEHINVSRRGKSVGPVDAALEEQGLRRHVGLVVPNPYTALFALQDSDLLLILPKNLASSALAAGLHIRLFELPVPLETVLLTQAWHPRLENDPAHQWLRRTIHALCNGNAAQTARQAK